From the Lysobacter sp. FW306-1B-D06B genome, one window contains:
- a CDS encoding DUF3604 domain-containing protein has protein sequence MACLNGLRVSALALTLAACSQGEGERETATTAASPPAVAEQAPAQGYPTRVYFGDTHLHTAMSMDAGAFGNRLGIEDAYRFARGEEVMASSGHKAKLSRPLDFLVVADHSDGMGFFPDLYAGKPELLADPTGKKWYDMIKGGQGNAAALDIIDQFSRGTFPEALMYSPGTPAYGAAWKATIDGAEKYNEPGKFTAFIGYEWTSQVPPGNNLHRVVIFRDNGDKAGQVEPFTTYPPAGSTTPEDLWKVLQAYQDKTGGQVLAIAHNGNLSNGMMFPWDVNPASKQPLTKEYAQTRIRWEPLYEATQMKGDGESHPALSTNDEMSGFEIWDKGNLNLSEAKKPAMLQGEYVRTALQTGLQLEQKLGVNPYKFGLIGSTDSHTSLSTADDNNFWGKTTPSEPAPKRFEHPFMKTAVATIPGWEQTASGYAAVWATENTRTALWDAMKRKETYATTGPRMTVRFFGGWDFADTDVKADLVKAGYERGVPMGGDLKAMQAGQSPTFLVAAMKDPEGGNLDRVQIVKGWIDATGARQEKVYDVAWSGDRKPGADGKLPAVGNTVDLKTATYSNSIGAPQLSAAWKDPQFDPQLRAVYYVRVIEIPTPRWTAYDAVRFNVTMPKEVKMITQERAYTSPIWYTPATQVASR, from the coding sequence ATGGCCTGCTTGAACGGTCTGCGCGTTTCGGCGCTGGCACTGACGCTTGCGGCCTGCAGCCAAGGCGAGGGCGAACGCGAAACGGCCACCACTGCGGCGTCGCCCCCTGCGGTCGCGGAACAAGCGCCTGCCCAGGGCTACCCGACCCGTGTGTACTTCGGGGACACGCATCTGCATACCGCGATGTCGATGGATGCCGGGGCATTCGGCAATCGTCTGGGCATCGAGGATGCGTACCGCTTCGCCCGCGGCGAAGAGGTGATGGCCTCCAGCGGACACAAGGCCAAGCTGTCGCGGCCGCTCGATTTCCTCGTGGTGGCCGATCATTCCGACGGCATGGGCTTCTTCCCCGATCTGTACGCCGGAAAGCCGGAACTGCTGGCCGACCCGACCGGCAAGAAGTGGTACGACATGATCAAGGGAGGCCAGGGCAACGCGGCGGCATTGGACATCATCGACCAGTTCTCGCGCGGGACGTTTCCCGAGGCGCTGATGTATTCCCCCGGCACGCCCGCTTATGGCGCCGCGTGGAAGGCCACGATCGACGGCGCCGAGAAATACAACGAGCCGGGAAAGTTCACCGCCTTCATCGGCTACGAATGGACCTCGCAGGTGCCGCCGGGCAACAACCTGCACCGTGTCGTCATCTTCCGCGACAACGGCGACAAGGCAGGACAGGTGGAACCCTTCACGACGTATCCGCCTGCCGGCAGCACCACGCCGGAAGACCTGTGGAAGGTGCTGCAGGCCTATCAGGACAAGACCGGTGGGCAGGTGTTGGCGATCGCCCATAACGGCAACCTGTCCAACGGCATGATGTTCCCGTGGGACGTCAACCCGGCGAGCAAGCAGCCATTGACCAAAGAGTACGCACAGACCCGCATCCGTTGGGAGCCGCTGTACGAAGCCACGCAGATGAAAGGCGACGGTGAATCGCACCCCGCGCTGTCGACCAACGACGAGATGTCGGGCTTCGAGATCTGGGACAAGGGCAACCTCAACCTGAGCGAGGCGAAAAAGCCCGCGATGCTGCAGGGCGAGTATGTACGCACGGCGCTGCAGACCGGCTTGCAACTGGAACAGAAGCTGGGAGTGAACCCGTACAAGTTCGGGCTGATCGGATCGACCGACTCGCACACCTCGCTCAGCACCGCCGATGACAACAACTTCTGGGGCAAGACCACGCCCAGCGAACCGGCGCCGAAACGGTTCGAGCATCCCTTCATGAAGACCGCGGTCGCGACGATTCCGGGTTGGGAGCAGACCGCCTCCGGCTACGCCGCGGTCTGGGCGACGGAGAACACCCGCACCGCGCTTTGGGACGCGATGAAGCGCAAGGAAACCTACGCCACCACCGGGCCACGCATGACCGTGCGCTTCTTCGGCGGCTGGGATTTCGCCGACACCGACGTCAAGGCCGATCTGGTCAAGGCAGGCTACGAACGCGGCGTGCCCATGGGCGGCGATCTGAAGGCCATGCAGGCCGGGCAATCGCCCACGTTCCTGGTGGCTGCGATGAAGGACCCCGAGGGCGGCAACCTCGACCGCGTCCAGATCGTGAAGGGCTGGATCGATGCGACAGGCGCTCGCCAAGAGAAGGTCTACGACGTGGCGTGGTCCGGTGACCGCAAGCCGGGCGCGGACGGCAAGCTGCCTGCGGTGGGCAACACCGTCGATCTCAAGACCGCCACCTACAGCAACAGCATCGGTGCGCCGCAACTTTCCGCGGCGTGGAAGGACCCGCAGTTCGATCCGCAACTGCGCGCGGTGTACTACGTGCGCGTGATCGAGATTCCGACGCCGCGCTGGACGGCGTACGACGCCGTCCGCTTCAACGTGACGATGCCCAAAGAGGTGAAGATGATCACTCAGGAGCGCGCCTACACATCGCCTATCTGGTACACACCGGCCACGCAGGTAGCCAGCAGATGA
- a CDS encoding nuclear transport factor 2 family protein, with translation MKTFMSVIAAALVAVAMTSAAAAGSSDDQAATQPGGSLEDTVAALDAAVFDAFNTCSNPAQLDRHAGYFASDAEFYHDTGGVTRSRTEMLQNTAKHVCGKFRRELVPGTLKVFPIKDYGAIEQGSHRFCHFDSGKCEGMADFVIVWEQRNGLWKITRVLSYGHRPNE, from the coding sequence ATGAAGACGTTCATGTCAGTGATCGCCGCCGCACTGGTGGCCGTGGCCATGACGAGTGCGGCCGCGGCGGGAAGCAGTGACGATCAAGCTGCCACGCAACCGGGCGGTTCCTTGGAAGACACCGTGGCCGCACTCGACGCCGCGGTCTTCGACGCGTTCAACACCTGCAGCAACCCCGCGCAGCTGGACCGGCATGCCGGCTACTTCGCGTCGGACGCCGAGTTCTATCACGACACCGGCGGCGTCACCCGGTCGCGGACGGAAATGCTCCAGAACACCGCAAAGCATGTGTGCGGGAAGTTCCGCCGCGAACTCGTGCCGGGAACCTTGAAGGTGTTCCCGATCAAGGATTACGGCGCCATCGAACAGGGGTCACATCGCTTCTGCCACTTCGATAGCGGCAAGTGCGAAGGGATGGCCGACTTCGTCATCGTCTGGGAACAACGCAATGGGCTGTGGAAAATCACTCGCGTGCTCAGCTACGGGCATCGGCCGAACGAGTAG
- a CDS encoding DUF2875 family protein, translated as MIDDGDDKLAWLGERRVEVSAALAAGDTAAANRAADKADTRIGWKTDDTLACLSMEAGDGRALRFFIQRVKRAQPAHVVPRFPCQLKEWAEDIQRPDLLQIAQEEGVIGYDNAVPYDHDSGDRYWPGAARRFDPLTRRYMLHGAPPYLPPEYFHLQDPSNDTDMNETKSTESLQTLDIISVGLSVEVLRQGKVWDAVKSAPDFHSSALPPNDSPLWKFADDFYTTDKREADALELVLRDMIEVWPIPAVLVIDEDAIQFADTPEQKKFYDRVYLSRLCQPAGMAWSAINQLGTVYSDTPEDVVERIFRTFERYPDMPALLVFTRSLARQSNANRKPDGPMETFAAMIVARPERVEWLRPFTRYAWDSDDKKDIYPGWGGWKKLPPQPFKPTAFLPEPWSPKLFAQWDAMHTLAKLHRGVTVKLTDQDDAPLKRKAQDAAMQTGWQQAMGTVAPSRVFFDGGRPGIGMARLAPALAAAQSDLDLVDPKEGIDLASRLGDTGAASPFVMLTLAAMATAETRQPSAVVPLRRKDEASFFLLTPSDSTTAPDFTPKLRPQQAQGPDVPTTFVAPEPPRSYAPPSVFENERRVPGEPSPIDRIIASLPPAPGEDA; from the coding sequence ATGATTGATGACGGTGATGACAAGCTTGCCTGGCTGGGAGAGCGCCGCGTCGAGGTCAGCGCCGCGCTCGCCGCCGGCGACACCGCCGCGGCGAACCGCGCCGCTGACAAAGCCGATACTCGTATCGGCTGGAAAACGGACGACACGCTGGCATGCCTGTCCATGGAAGCCGGTGATGGTCGGGCGTTGCGCTTCTTCATCCAGCGCGTCAAACGCGCACAGCCTGCGCACGTCGTGCCGCGCTTCCCTTGCCAGCTGAAGGAATGGGCCGAGGATATCCAGCGACCGGACCTGTTGCAGATAGCACAGGAGGAGGGCGTTATCGGTTACGACAACGCAGTGCCCTATGACCACGATAGCGGGGATCGCTATTGGCCCGGCGCTGCCAGGAGGTTTGACCCTCTCACTCGCCGCTACATGCTGCACGGAGCCCCGCCCTATCTGCCACCCGAGTACTTCCACCTTCAGGACCCGAGCAACGACACGGACATGAACGAAACCAAGTCAACCGAATCCTTGCAGACGCTGGACATCATCAGCGTGGGTCTGTCGGTGGAGGTGCTGCGCCAGGGCAAGGTCTGGGACGCGGTCAAATCCGCACCCGATTTCCACAGCAGCGCGCTTCCCCCAAACGACTCACCGCTTTGGAAGTTCGCGGATGACTTCTACACGACGGATAAACGGGAAGCCGACGCGTTGGAACTGGTACTGCGGGACATGATCGAGGTCTGGCCAATTCCAGCCGTACTGGTCATTGATGAGGACGCCATCCAATTCGCCGACACGCCGGAACAGAAGAAGTTCTATGACAGGGTGTATCTCAGCCGCCTATGCCAGCCGGCGGGAATGGCCTGGAGCGCGATCAACCAGCTCGGCACCGTCTACAGCGATACGCCCGAGGACGTGGTCGAGCGCATCTTCCGTACCTTCGAGCGTTACCCGGACATGCCGGCCCTGCTGGTTTTCACGAGAAGTCTGGCACGCCAAAGCAACGCCAACCGCAAGCCGGATGGCCCGATGGAGACGTTCGCCGCAATGATCGTGGCCCGCCCCGAGCGCGTCGAATGGCTGCGCCCGTTCACGCGCTACGCTTGGGATTCGGACGACAAGAAGGACATATATCCGGGCTGGGGTGGCTGGAAGAAGCTTCCGCCGCAGCCGTTCAAGCCCACCGCGTTCCTGCCGGAACCGTGGTCGCCGAAACTGTTCGCCCAGTGGGACGCCATGCACACGCTGGCGAAGCTGCATCGCGGGGTCACCGTCAAACTGACAGATCAGGACGATGCGCCGCTCAAGCGAAAGGCGCAGGACGCTGCAATGCAGACGGGGTGGCAACAAGCGATGGGGACCGTGGCTCCCTCACGCGTCTTCTTCGATGGCGGCCGACCGGGGATCGGTATGGCTCGGCTTGCGCCCGCCCTTGCGGCGGCGCAGTCCGACCTGGATCTGGTCGACCCGAAGGAAGGCATCGACCTGGCGTCGCGCCTGGGCGACACAGGCGCCGCTTCGCCGTTTGTGATGCTGACGCTGGCCGCCATGGCCACCGCCGAAACCCGTCAACCCAGCGCAGTCGTCCCGCTGCGCCGCAAAGATGAAGCCTCGTTCTTCCTGCTGACACCGTCGGATTCCACCACTGCACCGGACTTCACCCCCAAGTTACGGCCGCAGCAGGCGCAAGGCCCCGATGTCCCTACCACCTTCGTCGCTCCCGAGCCGCCGCGATCGTATGCACCTCCGAGTGTCTTCGAGAACGAACGCCGGGTTCCCGGAGAACCCTCACCCATCGACCGCATCATCGCCAGCCTGCCGCCTGCACCGGGGGAGGACGCCTGA
- a CDS encoding oligopeptide:H+ symporter encodes MTIPATAAPAESSAKLPRQIPYIIGNEGCERFSFYGMRNILVQFLASSVLLAYLPEAERGGMAKEVFHTFVIGVYFFPLLGGWLADRFFGKYRTVLWFSLIYCAGHACLALFENHRNGFYTGLFLIALGSGGIKPLVVSFVGDQFDQTNKHLARKVFDGFYWIINFGSFFASLLMPIFLREYGPAVAFGIPGALMFIATFIFWLGRKQYINVPPASSDPDSFLHVARTALLAPGQGRAGFIVAMAGFALAVGLLLGWALHATVGLSWWPESFGFVISACLALGAVIAFGGIGTSMQLDRARGTHPDAAVDGVRAVLRILIVFALTTPFWSLFDQKASTWVLQGNQMAMPHDAWWWPSWLVRDAAQMQALNPALVMLLIPFNNLVLYPALKRMGFEPTALRRMGAGIAFSGVAWVIAGALQLYIDGGDPVSLAWQILPYALLTFGEVLVSATALEFAYSQAPQAMKGVIMAFWYLSSTFGSLWVLLTNAGVRNEAVMSHIGSTGLSENAFLMFFFALFAFLAAAAFALYARRYPMQDNYRAA; translated from the coding sequence ATGACGATTCCCGCGACCGCAGCCCCGGCCGAAAGCAGCGCCAAGCTTCCGCGCCAGATTCCCTACATCATCGGCAACGAAGGCTGCGAGCGCTTCAGCTTCTACGGGATGCGCAACATCCTGGTGCAGTTCCTGGCCTCCAGCGTGCTGCTGGCCTACCTGCCCGAAGCCGAGCGCGGCGGCATGGCGAAGGAGGTCTTCCACACCTTCGTCATCGGCGTGTACTTCTTCCCGCTGCTGGGCGGCTGGCTGGCCGACCGCTTCTTCGGCAAATACCGCACGGTGCTGTGGTTCTCGCTGATCTACTGCGCCGGCCACGCGTGCCTGGCGCTGTTCGAGAACCACCGCAACGGCTTCTACACCGGCCTGTTCCTGATCGCGCTCGGCTCGGGCGGCATCAAACCGCTGGTGGTGTCCTTCGTCGGCGACCAGTTCGACCAGACCAACAAGCACCTCGCGCGCAAGGTGTTCGACGGCTTCTACTGGATCATCAACTTCGGCAGCTTCTTCGCCTCGCTGCTGATGCCGATCTTCCTGCGCGAATACGGGCCGGCCGTGGCGTTCGGCATCCCGGGCGCGCTGATGTTCATCGCGACCTTCATCTTCTGGCTCGGCCGAAAGCAGTACATCAACGTGCCGCCGGCCTCGTCGGATCCGGACTCCTTCCTGCACGTCGCGCGCACCGCGCTGCTCGCGCCGGGGCAGGGACGGGCGGGCTTCATCGTCGCGATGGCCGGCTTCGCCCTGGCCGTCGGCCTGCTGCTGGGCTGGGCGCTGCATGCGACGGTGGGACTGTCTTGGTGGCCGGAGTCGTTCGGTTTCGTCATTTCCGCGTGCCTTGCGCTGGGCGCGGTCATCGCCTTCGGCGGCATCGGCACCTCGATGCAGCTCGATCGCGCCCGCGGCACGCATCCGGATGCCGCCGTGGACGGCGTGCGCGCCGTGCTGCGCATCCTGATCGTGTTCGCGCTGACCACGCCGTTCTGGTCGTTGTTCGACCAGAAGGCGTCGACGTGGGTGCTGCAGGGCAACCAGATGGCGATGCCGCACGATGCGTGGTGGTGGCCGAGCTGGCTGGTGCGCGACGCCGCGCAGATGCAGGCGCTGAACCCGGCGCTGGTGATGCTGCTGATCCCGTTCAACAACCTGGTGCTGTATCCGGCCCTCAAGCGCATGGGTTTCGAGCCCACCGCGCTGCGCCGCATGGGCGCGGGCATCGCGTTCTCCGGCGTGGCGTGGGTGATCGCCGGCGCGTTGCAGCTCTACATCGACGGGGGCGATCCGGTCTCGCTGGCGTGGCAGATCCTGCCGTACGCGCTGCTGACCTTCGGCGAAGTGCTGGTGTCGGCGACTGCGCTGGAATTCGCCTACAGCCAGGCGCCGCAGGCGATGAAGGGCGTGATCATGGCCTTCTGGTACCTGTCCAGCACCTTCGGCAGCCTGTGGGTGCTGCTCACCAACGCCGGCGTGCGCAACGAAGCGGTGATGTCGCACATCGGCAGCACCGGCCTGAGCGAGAACGCCTTCCTGATGTTCTTCTTCGCCCTATTCGCCTTCCTCGCGGCGGCGGCGTTCGCGCTCTACGCGCGGCGCTATCCGATGCAGGACAACTACCGCGCCGCCTGA
- the vgrG gene encoding type VI secretion system tip protein VgrG: MAHLSDLHFTLVVSSELSLDVVRFDLEEGISQPFRLELDLSSFNDTIDANALLDREATFTIERDGVVERTVVGIVTAFEQCEAGFHRTRYRAVVESPLARLTLRHNSRIFQQVNATEVLETLLKEGAVVGTRTAYFATHEPREYCVQYREADATFFLRLATEEGIVYWHEVSDGHNTLVLSDKIGSAPTLPGHSPVLYQPAPAGDAPGPHLSRFA, from the coding sequence GTGGCACATCTTTCCGACCTGCATTTCACCCTGGTTGTCTCGAGTGAGCTGTCTCTCGACGTCGTCCGCTTCGATCTCGAAGAAGGCATTTCACAGCCCTTCCGATTGGAACTGGACCTGTCCAGCTTCAATGACACCATCGATGCCAACGCATTACTGGACCGCGAGGCGACCTTCACCATCGAGCGTGACGGCGTCGTCGAACGCACTGTGGTTGGCATCGTTACGGCCTTCGAACAGTGTGAAGCTGGCTTCCACCGCACCCGCTACCGCGCCGTCGTCGAATCGCCACTCGCGCGGCTAACCCTTCGACACAACAGCCGCATCTTCCAGCAAGTCAATGCCACGGAAGTACTGGAGACGCTGCTCAAGGAAGGCGCGGTCGTCGGCACCCGAACGGCTTACTTCGCCACGCACGAGCCCCGCGAATACTGCGTTCAATACCGCGAGGCAGACGCGACCTTCTTCCTCCGGCTGGCAACCGAGGAAGGCATCGTCTACTGGCACGAAGTCAGCGACGGTCACAACACGCTGGTGCTCAGCGACAAGATAGGCAGTGCACCGACCCTACCCGGGCATTCGCCCGTTCTCTATCAGCCTGCCCCGGCAGGCGACGCCCCTGGCCCGCACCTGTCGCGCTTCGCCTAA
- a CDS encoding GNAT family N-acetyltransferase, with product MTTHEIEHDPASGVFSVTVDGEMAVLEYRREGDQMIIAHTGVPDAIGGRGIAGELVRAAFEYAKAQGWHVHPRCAYAAAWVERHPEYNQLLV from the coding sequence ATGACCACGCACGAGATCGAGCACGACCCCGCCTCCGGCGTCTTCTCCGTCACGGTGGACGGCGAAATGGCGGTGCTGGAGTACCGCCGCGAGGGCGACCAGATGATCATCGCCCACACCGGCGTGCCCGATGCCATCGGCGGGCGCGGCATCGCCGGCGAGCTGGTGCGTGCGGCGTTCGAGTACGCCAAGGCGCAGGGCTGGCACGTCCATCCCCGCTGCGCCTATGCGGCGGCGTGGGTGGAGCGGCATCCGGAGTACAACCAGCTGCTTGTGTGA
- a CDS encoding glutathione S-transferase family protein, which produces MYSLYYSPGAASLVVHWLLIELDVPHELRLVDTQAGQQKSAEYLALNPNGVVPTLVVDGQPLYEAAALVLHLADRHPQAQLAPTLDDPQRGAYLQWVLNVANTLQSPLRLWWYPQDIDGERADMVRDGARRRIEATWDRLDAHLAANGPYLLGERLSAADFYLTMLMRWTRSMPRPAHEWPHLAALAQRMKARPSFRTLYEREGLTEWA; this is translated from the coding sequence ATGTACAGCCTTTACTACTCGCCGGGGGCGGCGAGTCTGGTCGTCCATTGGTTGTTGATCGAGTTGGACGTGCCGCACGAGTTGCGCCTGGTGGACACCCAGGCCGGCCAGCAGAAGAGCGCGGAGTACCTCGCGCTCAATCCCAACGGCGTGGTGCCCACGCTGGTGGTCGATGGCCAGCCGCTGTACGAGGCCGCCGCGCTGGTGCTGCACCTTGCCGATCGCCATCCGCAGGCGCAGCTGGCGCCGACACTGGACGACCCGCAGCGCGGCGCGTACCTGCAGTGGGTGCTCAACGTGGCCAACACGCTGCAATCGCCGCTGCGGTTGTGGTGGTACCCGCAGGACATCGACGGCGAACGTGCCGACATGGTGCGCGACGGCGCGCGGCGTCGCATCGAGGCGACGTGGGACCGGCTGGACGCGCACCTCGCAGCGAACGGGCCGTACCTGCTCGGCGAGCGCCTGAGCGCGGCCGACTTCTACCTGACCATGCTGATGCGCTGGACGCGCAGCATGCCGCGGCCGGCCCACGAGTGGCCGCATCTGGCCGCGCTGGCGCAGCGCATGAAGGCGCGGCCGTCGTTCCGCACACTTTACGAACGCGAGGGGTTGACCGAATGGGCCTGA
- a CDS encoding HupE/UreJ family protein, with protein MPAVSGWWLLLLCALSGLVHADVFRPAYLELREAGHDRYEVLWKVPAQSDVMRLSLQVEFPEGTQEVNARRSAFTGNAVVERWTIHRTGGLVGQTIRLEGKAVGVTDVIVRIERKDGTSQVERLAAEHPVFTVEAPAGTGEIAWSYLLLGIEHILGGIDHLLFVLALLLIVRGGKRIVVTITAFTVAHSITLVAATLGWLHVPGPPVEAIIALSIVFVAAEVVHGLRGNPGLTARAPWVVAFTFGLLHGFGFAGALAEVGLPQKAIPVALLMFNVGVEIGQLMFVGAVLMIIALARRLSLSMPRWAEYAIPYAIGTIAMYWVIDRVGSFTA; from the coding sequence ATGCCAGCGGTTTCAGGGTGGTGGCTCCTGCTGCTGTGCGCGCTTTCCGGCCTGGTCCATGCGGATGTATTCCGCCCCGCCTACCTGGAACTGCGCGAAGCCGGGCACGACCGCTATGAAGTCCTGTGGAAAGTGCCCGCACAAAGCGATGTCATGCGCCTGTCGCTGCAGGTTGAATTCCCAGAAGGCACGCAAGAAGTGAACGCACGCCGCAGCGCCTTCACCGGGAACGCCGTCGTCGAGCGCTGGACGATCCACCGCACCGGCGGACTGGTGGGACAGACCATCCGCCTGGAAGGCAAGGCGGTGGGCGTCACCGATGTGATCGTGCGAATCGAGCGCAAGGACGGCACCAGCCAGGTCGAGCGCCTCGCCGCGGAGCATCCGGTCTTCACCGTCGAAGCGCCCGCGGGAACGGGCGAGATCGCCTGGTCGTACTTGTTGCTGGGCATCGAGCACATCCTCGGGGGCATCGACCATCTGTTGTTCGTGCTGGCGCTGCTGCTGATCGTGCGTGGCGGCAAACGCATCGTCGTGACGATCACAGCGTTCACGGTCGCGCACAGCATCACGCTTGTCGCCGCGACGCTGGGTTGGTTGCACGTGCCCGGCCCGCCGGTGGAGGCGATCATCGCGCTCAGCATCGTGTTCGTGGCGGCTGAAGTGGTGCACGGTCTGCGGGGCAACCCCGGTTTGACCGCGCGGGCACCGTGGGTGGTGGCCTTCACTTTCGGCCTGCTGCACGGTTTCGGTTTCGCCGGTGCGCTGGCCGAAGTGGGCTTGCCGCAGAAGGCGATCCCGGTGGCGCTGCTGATGTTCAACGTCGGCGTGGAAATCGGCCAGCTGATGTTCGTCGGCGCAGTGCTGATGATCATCGCGCTGGCGCGGCGCCTTTCGCTGTCGATGCCGCGCTGGGCCGAGTATGCGATTCCTTACGCCATCGGAACGATCGCCATGTACTGGGTGATCGACCGCGTCGGATCGTTCACGGCGTGA
- a CDS encoding peptidylprolyl isomerase, which produces MRRLLREPLLHFLILGALLFAIYGWLNRGLSLTRDEVRVDQSRVQLLVTQFERTWQRPPTREELQGLVDDWVRNEILYREGLAQGLDRNDEIVRRRVVQKVTSLTDGMAADVPSQTDLQAWLRDHRDDYRVAASYTFQQIYFDPARHGDALASVIESAAAALRRDPNAPVGDPTLLPAVMRQADTGEVARTFGTDFANALAPLPEGRWAGPVPSGFGLHLVRIQARTPGRVPALAEVREAVERDLLHARSRQAAEAYYDSLRKRYTVKMEADLDRAGAVKATPAPTVPSAGAR; this is translated from the coding sequence ATGCGACGCCTTCTGCGCGAACCCCTGCTCCACTTCCTCATCCTGGGCGCCTTGCTGTTCGCGATCTACGGCTGGCTCAATCGCGGTCTGTCACTGACGCGCGATGAAGTCCGGGTCGACCAGTCACGCGTGCAACTGCTGGTGACCCAGTTCGAGCGCACATGGCAGCGGCCGCCGACGCGGGAGGAATTGCAGGGACTCGTCGACGACTGGGTGCGCAACGAGATCCTCTACCGCGAGGGCCTCGCGCAAGGCCTCGACCGCAACGACGAGATCGTGCGCCGGCGCGTGGTGCAGAAGGTGACCTCGCTGACCGACGGCATGGCGGCCGACGTTCCCAGCCAGACCGACTTGCAGGCATGGCTGCGCGATCATCGGGACGACTACCGCGTGGCTGCGTCCTACACCTTTCAACAGATCTATTTCGACCCTGCGCGACACGGCGACGCCTTGGCGTCCGTGATCGAATCGGCGGCGGCGGCGCTGCGGCGCGATCCGAACGCGCCGGTCGGAGATCCCACCCTGCTGCCCGCGGTCATGCGCCAGGCCGATACCGGCGAAGTGGCGCGAACGTTCGGCACTGACTTCGCGAACGCACTGGCGCCCTTGCCCGAGGGTCGCTGGGCGGGCCCGGTGCCCTCCGGGTTTGGCCTGCACCTGGTACGTATCCAGGCGCGTACACCGGGCCGCGTTCCGGCCCTGGCCGAAGTTCGAGAGGCCGTCGAACGCGACCTGCTGCACGCGCGTTCGCGGCAGGCCGCCGAGGCGTACTACGACTCGCTGCGCAAACGCTACACCGTGAAGATGGAAGCGGATCTGGACCGCGCAGGAGCCGTCAAGGCGACGCCGGCGCCCACGGTCCCATCGGCGGGCGCGCGATGA
- a CDS encoding PAAR domain-containing protein, with protein sequence MARYYIVVGDTTTVGGEVLQGHTEILIQGLAQVFVGDLVRCGQCGTTQVATGSSGFVDDRGRHAALDADALACGHQLVSIRQRHSSESG encoded by the coding sequence ATGGCCCGCTACTACATCGTCGTGGGAGACACGACCACGGTCGGTGGTGAAGTCCTGCAAGGCCATACCGAGATCCTGATTCAAGGCCTGGCCCAGGTGTTTGTCGGTGATCTGGTTCGCTGCGGCCAATGCGGCACTACTCAGGTCGCCACCGGTAGCTCTGGCTTCGTAGACGACCGTGGCCGTCACGCCGCTTTGGACGCTGATGCGCTTGCCTGTGGTCATCAACTGGTTTCCATCCGGCAGCGCCATTCCAGTGAATCCGGTTGA
- a CDS encoding rhomboid family intramembrane serine protease, translating to MLTFILIAVTVLVSWLAFERPALLDRLILWPPAIQRKKQFDRLLTHGFIHADWSHLLFNMITLYFFGRVIEAVMSQLIGPIGFVLFYLSAIVIAILPTYLRHRHDPTYRSLGASGAVSAVLFAYILLQPWARIIVFVLPMPAILYAVMYVGYSFWMDKRGGDNINHSAHLSGAIYGVLFMLLMEPRVGAIFIERLMNPSFGN from the coding sequence ATGCTGACCTTCATCCTGATCGCCGTGACCGTGCTGGTGTCCTGGCTCGCATTCGAACGGCCCGCGTTGCTGGATCGCCTGATCCTGTGGCCGCCGGCGATCCAGCGGAAGAAGCAGTTCGACCGCCTGCTGACCCACGGCTTCATCCACGCCGACTGGTCGCACCTGCTGTTCAACATGATCACGCTGTACTTTTTCGGCCGCGTGATCGAAGCGGTGATGAGCCAGCTGATCGGGCCGATCGGCTTCGTGCTGTTCTACCTGTCGGCGATCGTGATCGCGATCCTGCCCACATACCTGCGTCACCGGCACGATCCGACCTACCGCAGCCTGGGCGCGTCGGGTGCGGTGTCGGCGGTGCTGTTCGCCTATATCCTGCTGCAGCCGTGGGCGCGGATCATCGTGTTCGTCCTGCCGATGCCGGCCATCCTGTACGCGGTGATGTACGTGGGCTACTCGTTCTGGATGGACAAGCGCGGCGGCGACAACATCAATCACAGCGCGCACCTGTCGGGCGCGATCTACGGCGTGCTGTTCATGCTGCTGATGGAGCCGCGCGTGGGCGCGATCTTCATCGAGCGGCTGATGAATCCGTCGTTCGGCAACTGA